In Macrobrachium nipponense isolate FS-2020 chromosome 30, ASM1510439v2, whole genome shotgun sequence, a genomic segment contains:
- the LOC135202591 gene encoding thioredoxin domain-containing protein 11-like — protein sequence MAVYVPYKKITFLHCSLTFIAIVVKFLFTPLKMVVVLHYSKTCAACTSVGHVFLSVANAAQHLPNVTFARIDTLTNILPWHLYFENLPTIIVHPHFRKSESRIFDSTNALTPANLLSFIVANLDAGHRLMLALSTCQEECKEKVLQAARLTTTQLHHSLTISSAKLQHIMGLISKVIIGEKQDKSSAHKTAHYHLLAFTKAHLVRQIKKLRIKLVHLSQLNKLLSVALEKQLPIFTELLKSMYYITHKRNSISKDIPDQNVLHDEL from the exons ATGGCTGTATATGTTCCATACAAGAAAATTACATTTCTGCATTGTAGCTTAACTTTTATAGCCATAGTTGTAAAGTTTCTTTTCACTCCCTTGAAGATGGTGGTTGTACTGCATTATAGCAAAACCTGCGCAGCTTGTACAAGTGTAGGGCATGTGTTCCTGTCAGTGGCTAATGCAGCACAACACTTGCCAAATGTTACCTTTGCGCGCATTGACACCCTCACCAACATCCTGCCATGGCATCTGTACTTTGAAAATCTCCCAACTATTATAGTCCATCCCCACTTTCG GAAAAGTGAGAGTAGAATATTCGACTCTACCAATGCACTGACTCCAGCCAATCTTCTGTCCTTCATAGTTGCCAATTTGGATGCAGGTCATCGTCTCATGCTAGCCCTCTCTACCTGCCAAGAGGAGTGTAAGGAAAAGGTGTTACAAGCAGCAAGACTTACTACCACTCAGCTTCATCACTCCTTAACTATTTCATCAGCAAAACTTCAGCATATAATGGGTCTTATATCTAAAGTGATCATCGGTGAAAAGCAAGATAAATCCTCAGCTCACAAGACAGCACACTATCACTTGTTAGCTTTCACAAAGGCACATCTTGTTAGACAAATTAAAAAGTTGAGGATAAAGCTTGTTCACTTAAGTCAGTTAAATAAACTTTTGAGTGTTGCACTTGAGAAACAGTTACCCATTTTCACAGAGCTGTTAAAATCTATGTATTACATTACACATAAAAGAAATAGTATCTCAAAAGATATTCCAGACCAGAATGTCCTTCACGATGAACTCTAG